GCCGGAGGGACCGAGGATGACGGTGATCTTGCCCTTTGGAATCTCAAGATCGATGCCCTTGAGAACCGCCGTGCCGTTGAAAGATTTGTGGACGTTTTTTATTTCGATCATTTGGACACGTACTCCAGTATCCACGTGGTCAGGAAGTAATCCACGATCAGGATCGTGACCGCCGAGACCACCACCGCGCGCGTCGTGGCCCTGCCCACCCCCTTGGCCCCCCTGCGCGTGTTGAATCCCATGTAGCAGCTTACGCAGGCTATTAGAAAGCCGAAGATCGTGGCCTTGATCATCCCTCCCCAGATGTCGTCGGCGTCGACGTAGTGATAGAGCTTGGTCATGAACGGACCCTCGCCTATCCCGAGGAGATGGATGCCGACCAGGTAGGCGCCCAGCACGCCGACGAAGTTGTAGATCATCGTGAGGAGCGGGACCATGAAGGTGGTCGCGACCACGCGCGGCACGACCAGGTACTGGATCGGGCTCACTGCCATGGTCTCGAGCGCGTCTATCTGCTCGGTCACCCTCATCGTGCCCAGCTCCGCGGCCATGGCCGAGCAGGCGCGCGCGGTGACCATGAGCGCCGCGAAGACCGGGGCCATCTCGCGGGTGAGCGAGAGTCCCACCGTCGCGCCGACCATGCTCTCCATGTTGAAGAGCGCGTAGACCTTGCCGGTCTGGAGAGCGAAGACCGCGCCTGTGAAAATCGCGGTCAGCGAGACGATCCAGACGGACTTCAATCCCACGAACTCCATCTGTTTCGCGAACTGATCGACCCGAAGGGGCGGGCGAAAGGTCCAGAGCATCGTCTGCCACACGAATTCACACCAGCGCCCCAGCTCCCTCATGAGCGCGATGATCCTGCTGCCGACGATCGTGAAGGTCGGCGTCACGAGCTGAATTGTTCTCTCTTTTAACATTTGAGTTCCGTGACTAGTACAGTGCAGAGTTAATTTTTCCTAGTTTGTCATCGTTTGTCATCCCCGAGTGTTTTAATCGGGGATCCAGTCCTGCATTCCCCTTGGCTGGATTCCCGCTTACATCCGCGGGAATGACAACCTTAAAAAATTAACTTTACAGTGTGCTAGTCGCGCTTGTAGATGCGCGGCATCCTCTTTGAAACGCCGCAGAGTATCTCGTAGGGGATGGTGCCTGCCCAGCCTGCGAGCTCCTTGAGCGTTATGGATTCGCCGCCCTGGGCCCCCATGAGCACCACCTCATCGCCCACGGAGACGCCCTCTATGTCCGTCACGTCGATGACGATCATGTCCATGGTC
This region of bacterium genomic DNA includes:
- a CDS encoding ABC transporter permease codes for the protein MLKERTIQLVTPTFTIVGSRIIALMRELGRWCEFVWQTMLWTFRPPLRVDQFAKQMEFVGLKSVWIVSLTAIFTGAVFALQTGKVYALFNMESMVGATVGLSLTREMAPVFAALMVTARACSAMAAELGTMRVTEQIDALETMAVSPIQYLVVPRVVATTFMVPLLTMIYNFVGVLGAYLVGIHLLGIGEGPFMTKLYHYVDADDIWGGMIKATIFGFLIACVSCYMGFNTRRGAKGVGRATTRAVVVSAVTILIVDYFLTTWILEYVSK